In one window of Bemisia tabaci chromosome 4, PGI_BMITA_v3 DNA:
- the LOC109034401 gene encoding beta-1,4-N-acetylgalactosaminyltransferase bre-4 — protein MSPDPARSRRRYFVIIFLACSFIGFQYSYSLMTYKNPSFEPLFAVNSSSPYLLSPNASKFQYLKMNASRNSKHSLNLCAVIPPNLTGPNTVEIYTEPLDKLEELYKDMPLMPGGRFKPQDCIPRYNVAIIVPYRNRQDHLVSFIHHIHPFLQKQLIAYTIFIIEQAGSDPFNRAMLLNVGSVEALKLDSSFDCFIFHDVDLLPEDERNLYTCPEQPRHMSVAIDVMNYRLPYRDIFGGVSALTKEQFLKLNGFSNLFWGWGGEDDDMAKRIRTHGFHISRYPHNIARYTMLKHRKQKANPKRYEKLYLSERRVTTDGLSSLKYRPVAIRHSKLFMWILAELTATS, from the exons atGAGCCCAGATCCTGCACGGTCTCGCCGAAGAtattttgtcataatttttcttgcCTGCTCTTTTATCGGATTTCAATATTCCTACAGCCTCATGACATACAAGAACCCATCATTTGAGCCACTTTTCGCTGTGAACTCCAGTTCTCCATATTTGCTCTCTCCAAATGCTTCTAAATTCCAATATCTTAAG ATGAATGCCTCAAGAAACTCCAAGCATTCACTTAATCTATGTGCTGTTATTCCTCCTAATTTAA CTGGACCGAATACAGTAGAAATCTACACTGAGCCTCTTGATAAACTTGAAGAACTTTACAAAGACATGCCTTTAATGCCTGGTGGTCGTTTCAAGCCTCAAGACTGTATTCCTAGGTATAATGTAGCCATCATAGTACCGTACCGGAATCGACAAGACCACCTAGTCAGTTTCATTCATCATATTCATCCCTTCTTACAGAAGCAGTTGATTGCATACACAATTTTTATCATAGAACAAGCAG GCTCAGATCCGTTCAACAGGGCAATGCTTTTAAATGTCGGCTCAGTTGAAGCTCTAAAGTTAGATAGCAGTTTTGATTGTTTTATATTCCATGACGTAGACCTATTACCAGAAGATGAGCGTAATCTATACACCTGTCCTGAACAGCCGCGGCATATGTCTGTTGCCATAGATGTCATGAATTACAg ATTGCCGTATCGAGATATTTTTGGTGGTGTAAGTGCCCTGACAAAAGAGCAGTTCTTGAAATTGAATGGTTTCAGCAACTTATTTTGGGGTTGGGGTGGTGAGGACGACGATATGGCAAAACGAATTCGAACCCATGGATTTCATATCTCTCGATACCCACACAACATAGCACGATATACCATgctcaaacaccgcaaacaaaaAGCAAACCCAAAAAG GTATGAAAAATTGTATCTAAGCGAAAGGAGAGTTACAACAGATGGACTGAGCTCACTTAAATATCGTCCTGTTGCCATTCGCCACTCAAAGCTTTTTATGTGGATTTTAGCAGAGTTGACTGCGACCAGCTGA